The sequence TATCTGACGGTGAGAGGTTATGTAGGAAGCTAGTATTGGTAAGCGGAGGGCTGAATATTATAAAAACTGATCAAGTAGAATATATTCAGGTTATCGCAATTATTGAAAAATGAGTCAAAAAAGCCTGATTTTAACTCTTTATCTTTCGAGAGTTTAAATCAGGCCTTAATTTAAAATAACCCTGGTTTATACAATTACATAAGGTCATTGACCTCTCCCAAGAACCATAACCTGTACAGTACGGAAAATAAGTTGTAAATCGTTTAGCAGGCTGTAAGACTTTAGATACTGAAGGTCATACCGAAGGCGTTCCACATTTTTAGCGACAGTATCTGCATATCCCACATTAATCTGTCCAATCGAAGTAATGCCTGGCTTTACGGTAAGGAGTCGTTGAAAGTCATGCGGCGCAGCCTCCATTAACATATCTACATCATATTTGTATAGTGGTCTGGGGCCTACTACTGACATTTCTCCCTTGATCACATTTAAAAATTGAGGCAGTTCATCCAGACGGGACTTTCTAAGAATTCGTCCTATTGGTGTAATTCTTGGGTCATTGTCACCCTGAGAATGCTGAAGGCCCATCTTGTGTGCATCTACATGCATACTGCGGAACTTGTATATTTCAAAAATTTCTCCCCATTGACCAGAACGTTTTTGCTTGAAAAATACAGGACCTGGTGAGCTAATTTTTATAGCGATCCACACAAAGAAAAATATTGGTGCCCCAAGTATCATGACCGTGGTAGAGAATAATAAATCAAATACACGTTTGACCGTTTGTTCATTAAAGCTTGAGAATGGCTTTGTATTGACCTGAATGATCGGATACATGTCATGATATTCGATTGTGGCCATGTTAGTCATAAAACCTCTGAAGTCGGGAACAAGCCGGATTTGTGTTTTTTGGCGTTCGCCAATCTTTATGACTTCCCTTACCTGGTCGTCATTCATCTCCGAAAGGCAGCAGTATAGATAATCCAGTTTTTTGTCTTTTATCAGCGTTTCTATGTAACTAACCTCACCTTTATGATCATTAATATCAATCATCCCAAAATAACGATAACCAAGCTCTTTGCGCTCACCATAAAATTCACGAATAAGCGATGCAAGATCACCCTTACCCACAATGGCATATTTATTATAATTATAGCCCGCTTTCCTGTACGTTTTTAGTGCTGTAACAGACAACGCCTTTGCAATGCTGGATAGCGACACAAACATTACATAACTGGCAAGAAACTGAATACGGGAAAAATCCTCTCCTTTTTTACTAAGATAAAGATAGGTAGTCATTATTGCGGCATGGACCAGCACAGCTTTTATAAAGTTCCCTAATTGCGTGTAAAAATGATAGGAAAGCCTGGTGAAGGCATAAGTTTTAAAAACATGAATAGTCAGGATCCAAACCAAATTTGCTAACAACATCAGGTTCATATACTGACTCTCTGGGAAGTTCAGTGCGTCATCAAACCTGAAAGCGTAGGCAAGTAAAAACGAAAGGTTGAAAAAAAATACATCTGCCCACAGATGAATTTTGGTCAGGAGACCAGAATAGTGATTCCTCATAGTTTTCAAAAATTATATAACGTTGAGTAAAATAACAATAATTACAAGAGTAGTTGTTGAACTAGCTAAACCTCAATTGAAAAATCGCATTTACCTTAGTATGAAATATCTAAGAACATTAAAGATCTTGATGAGATATAGCATAACAATTTTAAGACAAAAATCTGAATATTCCAAATATCGAAAAAGGTGGATAATGTGTAATTGGCTATTTTTCAATTAATTAATCTTAGATTATTTAAAAAGTTAAAATATTTTCTCAATATTCTCCTAAAACTAATTCGTTTTATTTAAATGAAAATTAGGTATATTTTAATGAAGGTAAATTAAAAATTTTACAAATAGATTAAAAATTCGTAGAATTATTTCTACGAAGTTGCTGGTTGACATTCTTAATCAAATTGGCGTAAAAATTAAATTACTTCATAGCTAATTTAAATCATGTAGAATTTTATTGTCGTGTGCCATTTGGTTTTGTAGTTTTTGATTAAAATTAGTTTTAATTATTTGTAGAAATAATTCTAGTTTTGGATTTTCTTTTTAGTTTTGTAACTGAAGTTAATTTGCAGTTTGTGTAGGCTTTCCAATGTGGATATCTCATCCTCTCTATCTGATTTCATTCAACTACTAACCCAATATAATTTGCTACGTCTGATTATGGCCTTATTAGACACTTATTTTGCCCCATTAACGGAAAAAACAGCGGCACATTTGCTAAGAAGGGCCACGTTTGGTCCTACACGCCAGGAGATTTTAGATATAACAGGGATGACTGCTACACAAGCAGTTGACTTATTAGTGAGTAATGCAAGCTTTCGCGCTTCTCCACCGCCTCCGGTTGAATTGGACGAAACTCTCCCGGATGCGGGTCAGCCATTTTTAAGTAAGCCATTTGAAAGCGGTAAAAATCCATCGCGCTATAATTATATTCAATATTGGTGGATAGGATTAATGACTGAACAATTCAACCGACCCTCTGTGTTGGAGAAGCTCACGGCATTTTGGCAGAATCATTTTGTAGTCACCATGGCTGTGGTGGGAGATTACCGATTTATGGACCAATATCTGCGGTTCCTAAGAAGCAACGCACTGGGTAATTTTCGCAACCTAGTAACTGGGATAACAAAGGATCCCGGAATGTTGATCTTTCAGAATGGAAACGAAAATAACAAAGAGCTTCCGAACGAAAATTATGGCCGGGAATTACAGGAGCTTTTTACTGTTGGACAAAAGGACTTTTACGGGACTTATAATTACACCGAACAGGATGTAAAGGCGGCTGCGGAAGTCCTCACCGGCTGGCAGGCAACCAACAGGGCAAAAGAAGGATCAACTTCGTTCGGTACAATCTTTAATCCGGACCGGCACAATTCCGGCAATAAAGTCTTTTCATCCAAATATAACAATACTACTATTACAGGACGTACGGGTACGGAGGCAGGAGAGGCGGAATTAAGTAGTCTCGTGAGTATGCTTTTGTCTCATCCAGAGACACCAAAATTTATCTGCCGAAAGCTGTATCGCTGGTACGTTAATCCGGAGGTTACCCAAGAAGTAGAGGATCAGGTTATCATCCCACTGGCGAACCTTTTTTCCAGTACGGCTAATAATTTCAACATTACTCCGGTGCTTAAAAAACTGCTGACCAGTAACATTTTTTTTGATAATGCCACTATTGGTGCGATCATCAAATCGCCTGCTGAACTGATGATCGGGACGATCAGGCTCTTTAACCAGCCTGTGCCGGATGTTACCACGGAGTTTGTTGCTTTTCGCAAAATGATTAACTTCCTAAGTTACAGCATGAACAATCTGCAGCTCAATTTTCTGAACCAGCCTTCGGTTTTCGGATCGCTGCCCTACTTTCAGACAGGTTATTCCAAAAACTGGATCAATGGCACTACGTTGGGCGTACGAGGTTCAACAACGGATGTAATTGTCAATCAATCTCTGGAAGTTAAACCTGGTTATAAACTGGGAATAGATATATTAGCGATCCTCTCGGCTATCCAGCCCAATTTTGCGGACGTTACCGGAACGCCGGCCATTACATGTGAACAGGTTCTGGAAGAATTTTCAAAAAATTTGTATGCAACTGATTTGCTCCAAACGCAAAAGGACTTTCTGATCGACAAAATCATGATGATGAACAGCAGCCCCAGAACGACCTGGATACGGGAGTGGGATGCGTATCGTGCAGCTACTGCCGATGCGGCTAAACAAGGTACCATCCTTTGGCGCTGTCGGGCCATGTTACGGCAAATGTTGAGAATGGCTGAATACCAGATTTTTTAATCGGCTACCCTGATGAAAAGAAGAGAATTTTTGGCGGCCGCTTCTGCGACTATGCTGCCCGTAATGCTAAATGGCTTTGGTGTTAAATCCATTGCAGCAGAGTCTGCCCTGGTGCGTTCATTAAGACAAACCGCTGCAGCAAACGGAGATCGTATTCTCGTGATCGTTTATCTGGGAGGTGGTAACGATGGTCTCAATACGGTCATTCCGCTAGATCATTATGCCAAGTATAACGAGCTTCGGACCAATATCGCCATCCCCGAAGGCCAGGTGCTCCGCTTATCAGGTACCACGGAACTGGGTCTTCATCCGGTTATGACGGGCTTACGCGCTTTGTATGATGAAGGAAAACTGGCGATTATCAATTCAGTATCCTATCCCAATCCTGATCTGTCACATTACCGATCGACAGATATCTGGATGACGGGTGTGGATACTACGCAATATGCAAGGTCAGGTTGGGCCGGGCGATATCTGAATGATCGTTACCAAGGTTATCCGCAGAATTATCCAAATCCGCAAATGGAAGATCCGCTGGCTGTTCAAATCGGACAAATCAGTACGACTACCCTGCTGGGCAATGAACAGTCTATGGGAATAACCCTGCAGGACCCCAACAGCTTTTATCAGCTGATTGGAGAGCCCAATACTTCTGATGACAGAGTTCCCTGCTGTTATGCCGGTGACCTGATTTCTTTTGTAAGGCAACAACAGGTACTCACGGTAGGTTATGCGGCGGAAATCAAGACAGCTGCGGACGCGGGGACCAATCTGGCTGCCTATCCTGATGCTGCTTTAAAAAATGAACTTGCAGAACAATTAAAAATCGTAGCCCGTTTGATTCACGGTGGGCTTCGCTCCAAAATATACTACGTTGAACTGGGTGGCTTTGATACACATTCCGGCCAGGTAGGAACCAGCAATAACGAGGGGGTTCATGCGCAGCTTCTAAAAAAAGTATCTGATGC is a genomic window of Dyadobacter subterraneus containing:
- a CDS encoding sugar transferase, giving the protein MRNHYSGLLTKIHLWADVFFFNLSFLLAYAFRFDDALNFPESQYMNLMLLANLVWILTIHVFKTYAFTRLSYHFYTQLGNFIKAVLVHAAIMTTYLYLSKKGEDFSRIQFLASYVMFVSLSSIAKALSVTALKTYRKAGYNYNKYAIVGKGDLASLIREFYGERKELGYRYFGMIDINDHKGEVSYIETLIKDKKLDYLYCCLSEMNDDQVREVIKIGERQKTQIRLVPDFRGFMTNMATIEYHDMYPIIQVNTKPFSSFNEQTVKRVFDLLFSTTVMILGAPIFFFVWIAIKISSPGPVFFKQKRSGQWGEIFEIYKFRSMHVDAHKMGLQHSQGDNDPRITPIGRILRKSRLDELPQFLNVIKGEMSVVGPRPLYKYDVDMLMEAAPHDFQRLLTVKPGITSIGQINVGYADTVAKNVERLRYDLQYLKSYSLLNDLQLIFRTVQVMVLGRGQ
- a CDS encoding DUF1800 domain-containing protein produces the protein MALLDTYFAPLTEKTAAHLLRRATFGPTRQEILDITGMTATQAVDLLVSNASFRASPPPPVELDETLPDAGQPFLSKPFESGKNPSRYNYIQYWWIGLMTEQFNRPSVLEKLTAFWQNHFVVTMAVVGDYRFMDQYLRFLRSNALGNFRNLVTGITKDPGMLIFQNGNENNKELPNENYGRELQELFTVGQKDFYGTYNYTEQDVKAAAEVLTGWQATNRAKEGSTSFGTIFNPDRHNSGNKVFSSKYNNTTITGRTGTEAGEAELSSLVSMLLSHPETPKFICRKLYRWYVNPEVTQEVEDQVIIPLANLFSSTANNFNITPVLKKLLTSNIFFDNATIGAIIKSPAELMIGTIRLFNQPVPDVTTEFVAFRKMINFLSYSMNNLQLNFLNQPSVFGSLPYFQTGYSKNWINGTTLGVRGSTTDVIVNQSLEVKPGYKLGIDILAILSAIQPNFADVTGTPAITCEQVLEEFSKNLYATDLLQTQKDFLIDKIMMMNSSPRTTWIREWDAYRAATADAAKQGTILWRCRAMLRQMLRMAEYQIF
- a CDS encoding DUF1501 domain-containing protein, coding for MKRREFLAAASATMLPVMLNGFGVKSIAAESALVRSLRQTAAANGDRILVIVYLGGGNDGLNTVIPLDHYAKYNELRTNIAIPEGQVLRLSGTTELGLHPVMTGLRALYDEGKLAIINSVSYPNPDLSHYRSTDIWMTGVDTTQYARSGWAGRYLNDRYQGYPQNYPNPQMEDPLAVQIGQISTTTLLGNEQSMGITLQDPNSFYQLIGEPNTSDDRVPCCYAGDLISFVRQQQVLTVGYAAEIKTAADAGTNLAAYPDAALKNELAEQLKIVARLIHGGLRSKIYYVELGGFDTHSGQVGTSNNEGVHAQLLKKVSDAIAAFQQDLKLQGTEDKVLGMTFSDFGRRANSNASKGTDHGVGAPMFVFGTGIKRQLIGTSPNLDTGLLPISPQSWDTNRDIKMQIDFRRVYADVLNDWFGAAGSKTDQVLFRNFKTTSLFSDVIQSVSSGSWINPEVWSNGRVPVSSAMVRINSGHTISVGQNIFAKEVKVEAGGKLQFLGDYSVNISG